A genomic segment from Phragmites australis chromosome 6, lpPhrAust1.1, whole genome shotgun sequence encodes:
- the LOC133920632 gene encoding peroxidase 70-like: MASSTTSHCLLVALFLLSSAANSQLTPSFYASSCPALEYVVSSAVNEAIAADRRMGASLLRLFFHDCFVQGCDASILLDDVGSFVGEKTAFPNVNSVRGYDVINKIKIDVEANCSGVVSCADIVALAARDGTVLLGGPNWDVPLGRRDSTTANLTQANSDLPSPGSDLSTLVTAFGNKGLSPRDLTALSGAHTIGFAQCNNFRDRIYNDSDIDTAFAEQLQANCSSASGSTNGNLAALDEQTQLVFDNAFYANLAARRGLLHSDQELFNGGSQDALVQDYSADNALFFADFAAAMINLGNISPLTGTDGQIRANCSVVN; the protein is encoded by the exons ATGGCTTCGTCCACTACCAGCCATTGCTTACTCGTGGCgctcttccttctctcctccGCCGCCAACAGTCAGCTCACGCCGTCGTTCTACGCCTCGAGCTGCCCGGCGCTGGAGTACGTCGTGAGCTCCGCCGTGAATGAGGCCATCGCCGCCGACCGCCGCATGGGCGCCTCCCTCCTTAGGCTcttcttccacgactgcttcgttCAA GGATGCGACGCCTCGATTCTTCTGGACGATGTGGGGAGCTTCGTCGGCGAGAAAACCGCCTTTCCGAATGTGAACTCCGTCCGCGGCTACGACGTTATCAACAAGATCAAGATTGACGTCGAGGCCAACTGCTCTGGCGTCGTCTCGTGCGCCGACATCGTTGCCCTCGCCGCGAGGGACGGCACCGTCCTG CTCGGGGGGCCAAACTGGGATGTGCCTCTCGGCCGGCGCGACTCGACGACGGCGAACCTGACCCAGGCAAACAGCGACCtcccgtcgccaggctccgaccTGAGCACGCTCGTCACAGCATTCGGCAACAAGGGCCTGAGCCCGCGCGACCTGACGGCGCTCTCCGGCGCGCACACCATCGGCTTCGCGCAGTGCAACAACTTCCGCGACCGCATCTACAACGACTCCGACATCGACACGGCCTTCGCGGAGCAGCTCCAGGCCAACTGCTCCTCCGCGTCAGGCTCTACGAACGGCAACCTGGCAGCGCTGGACGAGCAGACGCAGCTGGTCTTCGACAACGCGTTCTACGCGAACCTGGCCGCCAGGCGCGGCCTGCTGCACTCGGACCAGGAGCTCTTCAACGGCGGCTCGCAGGACGCGCTGGTGCAGGACTACAGCGCGGACAACgccctcttcttcgccgactTTGCGGCGGCGATGATAAACTTGGGGAACATCAGCCCGCTCACCGGAACCGACGGCCAGATCAGAGCTAACTGCAGTGTGGTTAATTAG